cttgagcaaggtatttaaccctcaattgctcagactgtatactgtcccagtactgtaagtcgctttggataaaatcctctgctaaatgtcaaaaatgtaaacatcaaaatggttaaaaaagggatcctgggccgctcaggtggcgcagcggtaaaaacacacgctgttcaccagagctgagatctcgaatacattgtatcgaatctcggctctgcctgccggctgaggctgagcgaccacatgagCGACCACATGAGCATCGATTGGCCTGtcgttcagataggggcgggattaagccggatggggactctctctcagactagtgcgatgctgacctctgctggctgattggtggcgcctgtacgGAGATGAGAaagtcaagtgtaggtgataagatgtttgattgctgtgcacgtgtcgaagggggcgtggagcagtctcatcctccccaatcaggagcaggtaCCAGCATTCATGAGAGGATgtttgacgggcagaaattcgatgcactaaagtgggagaaaaaggggaagaaACAAAAGTGATCCTACATCATAGCAGTCTATAGAGCTTagacaaaaataaaatcatcCAGTGAGCGACCATTTTCCCAGCAGAAACCCTCTAAGAGCAGTTATGAGCGGGAAAAGGACCAGATAGCAAACTATGGTATGCTGTTCTAGTTCATCTGCCTCAAGGTTCGACTGATCACGTTTGTATATTATGGTCATTTGATTTGATGGGCGATTTCTCTCTGAACCCTCACCAACTAGGTGTTCCTGCCTTCAGAACTACCACTCCCTAGATCAgaggtcaccaaccttttcgagACCGAGAGATACTTCAAGGCTACTGAATAATATGAAGGGCTACTTggtgatacaaacttcctgaataacataaagttgcacggttcacctttaatgttgttgttgttgttgttgttgttgttgttactatcaatatttatatatatgaagagactgtctgatcatatgTTAATGATTCCCcagaataattattaacaacgatttaccatggtaggaaacatatatttcaacatgtaacattatttatctctgTTAATCTAAATCTGTCAGAGCTATCAcatctttaatatttttgtaaatatctttcttgacagttttgtatgaatgagcacatatgtagcattttgatcaaaatcacaattttttttacaaatgatcaTCACACATTatggatttactgatctttattatattttaatataaaataaatataaaaggattttttttttaaaacaagcttTGTAGGAGGTAAGGGACAttaattttgtatataaaaaatagtttggcattaattaatgaaatgatacaatattttaatagattttattatttgcacgataaaattattataaaataaatataaaaattaatttaaaaacaagatttgtagtaggtgaggaagattgattgtatataaaaatgctaaaaaatttCGTGAGATCTTTATAGATTTATTCATCTCGATTATAAattttttacaaattttttcatactttattgatactttaaaattaatggaaaataaatacaaacgttatttttttaaaaatatggtttgtagtattttatgtgtttgtataaaaatagtttgactgaCCCATCAAATCATTACAAGACttgaatggatttatttgtgtgtaataagtgcagagtaaatgtctcctacggttttctgttagtttgatgatGCTCCCTAACGCGTTAgctgaagtgggagcttgataaacggttgcattataacctttctgtaaataaatacatgtaatcttaaaattaccatcaaatagtttttgtagtatgttgcctACTTTCATCTGTGTAGGAAATGATAAATAAAGTAGGGGTTTGGTGTGTTGTCaaccatttatatagatcgGAATGGCGAATGTTAAACGAATGTTGCATATTAAACTTTACCGCAGTCAGATACTGTCCTGTTTATATTTATCACTACCTGcaacattttagaacaaatcatgtttaTCATCAGTTATgtacgattaaaaaaaaaagctgcgaAGTACAGAGAAGTTTTGGTGACACGTACTGAAGCgtctctccacattcctcccaatcattgtgaaaatattacggttttttttcttgtgtttttttattattattttttcatggtAAAACCCGCATCTCGCTCCGCATCGCAGCTGCGCATGCGTAGCTCGCTTGTCTCAGCGTTACACGCACGTTTTAAAACTCCGCATTCAGACCAGATCAGAGCTAACATAAacatcaaacagttttgtttttaaaatattatattcagttttatcattttaaaatctacatcaatgcaagtgttattgattcaaaaagaacagcaacacaaatataatttttAGACAGAGCTCTATAGTCATTAGTGctattttagaacatgccctgcgggcgactcacgtggtcccggcgggcgaccaggtgcccgcgggcaccgtgttggtgacccctgcccTAGAtaattgtatatgtgtgttgtcCTTTGTTGGATTGGTGCTCTGACCAGGTTGTATTGCTGCCTTGCGCCAAGTGATTGATAGAAATACATGAACTTTTTATTTTAGCCATGCTGAATTacttttaaactgtttaaaatgcTGCTAGATGTCTTGATGTATGGTGTTACATCAGCTATAAGGTTGGATTGTTTAACATGCCAAGACAAAGCGATTTCTATTGGCCATAATTCCACccccactgttttttttttcttcttttctataTTGcagaattaaacatttttattataaaatattaaattaaatttttctttttcccTTATGCAGTTTGTAAAACGGGTGGATTGCCACCTTCCCATCGATGTGCCATTGATATCCTTAAGTAAGTATTGTGTTCATTTGTCACTTCTTAGTGGTGTTAGTTTTAAATCGACTGGTATAGTTTTGCTAAAACCATGTACAATGTCTTTTAGAGGAGACTTGATTGAACTCGGTGAGGACTCGGAGCACACTACAATGGATCATATACAAGATGCATGTTATTATTCCAAGACTCCATTAGATTCAAATTCTCCAGGAGTTTTCCTGGAGTCTGACAGCCCTGAACATCTCACTGATTCTACTGATGAAGAGAACCATTTCAAGATTTCTGAAGAAAAATGCACAGCTGACTTGGCCTGTGAGAATTCGCTGGCTCTTTTTTTAGATGACACAAGCAATGAAGCACCAAGCCAAAATCAGATGATTCCAGGTACTTCTGAAAGTGATCAGTCATGTGATACAGATCTTAATGAAGCATCACGTGAGCCTGTGTTGTTAACTCAAACCAATTTTGAGGATTTTCTGGATGTAAGCAGATGCTCTGAAGCTGATTTTGAATGCATTTCTAACACCTCTGTGGATAAAAACTCTGATCAATGTTTGGAAAATCAAATGACAGAAAGTATTACAGACGACAATTCAGTTTTAAATGATGGTTCTCTCCTGGCTGGTAAACACAGCACCCTGGCAGATGAGGAGGAAACAACAGAGGAGCAGAATTCTGATACTGGGGCACCTATTACAACAGAGGTTAAGCAGCAAAGTGAAGATTTGGATGATATGTTAGACAGCACAGAAGGAGAAAGCAGATGCCCTTTGGAAGATAAAAGTCAAGTAGACGAGACAGAGTTTCTTATTCAGAACTCGGACTGCTGTACTGAAGAAACAAGCAaaaatcatgctgaaacagcaCAGATCAGGTCTGTTTGTGATTTAAACAATAGAAAGAATACTACAGATAATACGAATAATGACATGAGTAATGGACATTTACAAACTAGCCACTTTAAAAATCTAAGTGACAGTTGTTCTGTACAtcatggtctagaagatgagtcCAAACACGACTTTAAAATGACTGCTCATGACAATGAACAGTGTGACAGCACCGGGAGTCATTTGGCTGCTAGCAATCAAGTGGTTGAACAAAGCAGTTTTCAATTCTTGCAGTCTTGTTTTGGCATAAATGATCTTGATAATCATGCAAATCAACATGGAACAGGTTCCCTAAACTGTAACGATCACACACAAGCTCCATTTCTTGTGGATGCTGCACTTAAACCCACAGACGATGATGCACAGATGATGCACGAACTAAGTACTTGCTCTAGTGCTGAGATGTCTCCAGACCACACGCAGCATAACGACTCTTTGGAAGGCGAAATTCTCCAGGACCCAGCAAGAATGTTATCATCCAAGATGTTAATGAAAAGACTTCAGCCCATTGTGCTTTTGCAGACAACTGATCAACGAGACAACTATGGAAACCAATACCACTGCTCTGTATGCCAGAATAGCACAGACAGTTTAGATGAACTTATGGAACATCACCACTACAAACACAACCAGCATGAAGTTCAGCATTGCCTTACCTGTAAATGTTATTTTCCAGATGGGATATCGGCAGCGCATCATCTGTGTAAGGATTTACAGCTACCCAACAGAGAATCAACAACTGATAAGTTAAGGAAACTGACTTTACAATACGACTGTCGCTACTGCCACAAATTATTCTTTAAAAAGGCCTACCACTATGATCATGAGCAAAGACATGTAGTTGTAACACAGCACAGATGTGGCTGCTGTGGCTTATACTTTTCAGCTGCTAACAGGTTGATTACTCACAAACGCAGAAAGTGCAAACCTCTGCTACTGGAACCAAATGAACAGCCAATAGAAAGTTCAGAAATAGACCTCAAGAAGGTAGACACGCCAGCCTGCAAAACCGGGCTTCAGGATTGTTTTGTGAAACTTGTGGACATTAACAAGCCGGACCAGTCTCCTCCCAAAATAAAATGTCCCATATGCAAAAAAAGCTTCAACCTCAGAGCGAAAATGAAAAGACACCTGAAATCACACAAAGATGTGAAACCCTTAAAGTGTCACAAATGTAAGAAGCTGTTCAAATATTCTTGGAATCTTAACAGACATAAAAGGGAATGTCTTCAAAACTACCAGCAAATCTATCCGACTCTAACTAAACTTCCTGGTAAATATTCATGCCCCATCTGTTCGCGTGTATTTAAGTACACCTATAATGTAACCCGGCATCTGCGTCAACAGTGTTTGAAGGAATATGCACATCTGGGCAAAGGAAGAGTTGGAAAAAGATATAAATGCCCTTTGTGTAATGAAACGTTTTCTGCAGCTGGTAATCGACTTCGACACTTCAGAAACACTTGCCTTCAGAAAAATAGTCTCTGGGAGCTGTTAAATCAAGCAAAAAAAGGCAAAGAAGAGGCAGAAGAAAGCAAGGAAAAACAAGTATCTCCAGTTTCAAGCCAGAAATGCTCAAATATGAGCAGTTTAACATGCAAGTTTTGTGGAAAATGTTTTACTTCAAGTTCAGCATTGAAAAAACATCTACAATGGCATAAGGGAAATAGACCTTTTCAGTGCTTGACCTGTGGAAAGGCCTTCAAAAAGCGAAAGCACTTAGTAGCTCACAAAAATGTTCATGGTCGACGTATACAGTGTTCCGTCTGTAAGAAAATTCTGCCCACTATTGAGGATCTGTTAAAACACAGACAGGCCCACATAAAAAAGGGCTTGCTTCAATGCCCTGATTGTCCATTGCAGTTTCAGTTTCCAGCGTACTTTCTTCGACATATTAAAACCCATAGGACGAAAAGCATGCAGAAGTCAGATAAGACTGCAGATGAACAGGTAACGAACGTTAACAATAAAGCAAGTGTCCACAAAAGCACCTTGTCTAATCACCAGGCTACAGATCAAGAGACAAAGAAGAGAAACGAGCACTTTTGCAAAGTATGCCAAAAGGTGTTTGTTGATTCCAAAACATTGAGTAAGCACTGTTTAACTCACCTGCCAAAATACTCCGATTCCTCTTGTCCATTTTGTAAGCATAGTTTCTCCAGTCGAATTTCACTCATTCGCCACATTCGTCTTCACACTGGTGAAAAACCTTTCCCATGCCAGAAGTGTGGGTTGCATTTTCGCAGAAAAGAAGCcctaaaacgtcatcaaaataAATGTGAGGGACGAGAAGAAGAGCAGCCTATATCTCcaccagtgacagtgagtgacaGTGATACGCTTAAGAAACGCAAATTCAAGAAAAGTTTTGAGTGCTCATATTGCCCACATGTATTTCGCTCTTCTGGAAACTTAAAATTGCATGAAAAGGCTCACAGTGTAAACAACCTTGTACCATGTTCAGTGTGTGAACGGTATTACAAGAAAACCAAGATTTATGAACATAGGAAGATTTGCAAGGTTAAGGAATCCTGCCATGTAAATGCACCGAGCAGTGAAAAAATAAACGATTCGGTTGtccgaaaagaaccatccaaaAAAGTCAAAGAACCTAAAAGAAGTGTCAGGGATGGGTTTAGGGAGCAGTGCCCACATTGCTTTAAACGTTTCcagtttaaatgttatttactgAGACACCTTCGTAGTCACTTGAATAAAAAACAATCACAACCCGTAAATGAATCTGATGAAAAAGTCACAATGTCACAAAATGCTGAGGACTTGAAGTGCAATTTTTGCACAAAAACGTTTACAAAACTCACGAATCTGAGGCGTCACATTCTGAAACACACTGAAGTCAAGCCATACTCTTGTAAGGAATGTGACAGTAGTTTTTCTCAACATGATCGCTTAATATGCCACCAAGCACACTGTAAAGGCAAGAGGCAGCAACTTGAGGTGAGGGTTGAAAAAATCACTCTTGACCACGCTGGCACAGACTTTCAAGATGAGATGCAGTCATCTAGTGATGTCCTTCAATGTGATACTTGCCTGAAGAAATTTACATCCCACAGCAATTTAAAGAGGCACATTGCCATGCAACATTCTGCTTTCAAACCATTCTTATGTGCAAGATGTGGCAAAATGTTTAGCTCTAAGACTACACTGAGAAGACACAATCGCACTGTAAACTGCAAGATATCCTCAGGAGAAAGCATAGAACCAGTCCAAACGCCAAGCACACCAAACGCGCCAAACGCTTCAGTGGAGTCATACAGAGAAATCCCTCAACTCATTCCACCATTAGCAGGACATTACTCAAGTAAATTgaagtataaatgtgagtacTGCCCCCGACACTTCAAAATGCAATCGCAACTAAAGATGCATACCCGTCTTCATACTGGGGAAAAGCCATATGCATGCACCAGCTGTGGTGAGCGCTTCATTAGAAATGACTATCTTCAACGGCACTTGCTTAAAGGCTGTCAAACAGGGAAACGGGC
This DNA window, taken from Trichomycterus rosablanca isolate fTriRos1 chromosome 3, fTriRos1.hap1, whole genome shotgun sequence, encodes the following:
- the znf1035 gene encoding zinc finger protein 1035; this encodes MMHELSTCSSAEMSPDHTQHNDSLEGEILQDPARMLSSKMLMKRLQPIVLLQTTDQRDNYGNQYHCSVCQNSTDSLDELMEHHHYKHNQHEVQHCLTCKCYFPDGISAAHHLCKDLQLPNRESTTDKLRKLTLQYDCRYCHKLFFKKAYHYDHEQRHVVVTQHRCGCCGLYFSAANRLITHKRRKCKPLLLEPNEQPIESSEIDLKKVDTPACKTGLQDCFVKLVDINKPDQSPPKIKCPICKKSFNLRAKMKRHLKSHKDVKPLKCHKCKKLFKYSWNLNRHKRECLQNYQQIYPTLTKLPGKYSCPICSRVFKYTYNVTRHLRQQCLKEYAHLGKGRVGKRYKCPLCNETFSAAGNRLRHFRNTCLQKNSLWELLNQAKKGKEEAEESKEKQVSPVSSQKCSNMSSLTCKFCGKCFTSSSALKKHLQWHKGNRPFQCLTCGKAFKKRKHLVAHKNVHGRRIQCSVCKKILPTIEDLLKHRQAHIKKGLLQCPDCPLQFQFPAYFLRHIKTHRTKSMQKSDKTADEQVTNVNNKASVHKSTLSNHQATDQETKKRNEHFCKVCQKVFVDSKTLSKHCLTHLPKYSDSSCPFCKHSFSSRISLIRHIRLHTGEKPFPCQKCGLHFRRKEALKRHQNKCEGREEEQPISPPVTVSDSDTLKKRKFKKSFECSYCPHVFRSSGNLKLHEKAHSVNNLVPCSVCERYYKKTKIYEHRKICKVKESCHVNAPSSEKINDSVVRKEPSKKVKEPKRSVRDGFREQCPHCFKRFQFKCYLLRHLRSHLNKKQSQPVNESDEKVTMSQNAEDLKCNFCTKTFTKLTNLRRHILKHTEVKPYSCKECDSSFSQHDRLICHQAHCKGKRQQLEVRVEKITLDHAGTDFQDEMQSSSDVLQCDTCLKKFTSHSNLKRHIAMQHSAFKPFLCARCGKMFSSKTTLRRHNRTVNCKISSGESIEPVQTPSTPNAPNASVESYREIPQLIPPLAGHYSSKLKYKCEYCPRHFKMQSQLKMHTRLHTGEKPYACTSCGERFIRNDYLQRHLLKGCQTGKRAKVLCDRCGVLYTREALRVHQANCVISQSAGNPQNITSTSSSSKIKAFSCVFCNSQFLLFSQLQQHILTKHRSKERQLSNNIDNQQVSSSLPTKQEAVNEGYEPAKSMPSCHQMPTPNGLKNAISKSERPFECLQCHINFITKSGLIIHMRTHTSAYPLSCKKCNKGFWKKTVLQKHTKRCKGVDVIGKEPDKVILFKKGTNTTGTGVLQTEFSCTGQSKGESDKDDVIHKYQCSECDQSFTDGLRLISHLEAHGREDQQQKAGKKHRCQLCGQSYDQAGLLHRHLKSKHQEIVTNTCPECSKSFRSPSELDVHRSLHDPNRPFVCEVCELRFWTARSLKIHHRHVHPGSEPLKIVEPSQATNSASSKVFTCIPCNKVYTVRKSYMKHCLIKHKRCSESVSDVQSASVDQTLDKNESDGNDADDASDNDSDSAPYFPCHVCGKTFPTSESLEDHQKCHLGEKPYECEECGKCFFHLANLQQHQRSHKSEFQCQMCGRGFVTLFALRKHKHSHVRKHPHQCTKCNLGFAKANQLAEHMTTHREENFPCDLCDQTFSCKLSRAEHRKNHTQMEEELPPLIPATQQTSTPPLSKATSVRHARHHCEVCHVQFTDSEQLSEHGCDPAKERPYSCAECNKHFLHGSHLKKHQLTHQLSGTRSFQCNTCHLSFSHRSHFLTHLQTHGHKVSPESQTGNKVKLLNTNDVNQDKIYKCPICPESFSQALELANHLSVHSHMCNVCNKTFPTNQQLEEHEQSHLSAATQYECTECGKNFLGSDAFRQHHCSNRKRTFSEENLSSSSLSPPQKKRSLETSIVISNDEEEEVDVGEDFYNCPTCDKRFSSTYSLQKHQKLHEDDRPFKCLVCGKGFAKKRYLKQHQQIHIERPYRCDLCSESFKTESSFLSHQKTHDATRKHHCTMCTKSYRSPYDLARHQQKHHELENDSVETGDHRCEMCYKSFTQLSQLQKHQETHVGQIVYECTECDKAFAFLNLLEQHQQTHTGSVDSVQFQAQYNTFF